One region of Drosophila subobscura isolate 14011-0131.10 chromosome J, UCBerk_Dsub_1.0, whole genome shotgun sequence genomic DNA includes:
- the LOC117894465 gene encoding probable insulin-like peptide 5 produces the protein MANSSKWQMLVSVLLLLVSLCSWSHAVPSKRSSRLCGDKLSEALDMMCPNGFNARIPHKRGLLDLFDYVDHMAEPGLDDDDAASVGALRPWRHSSLMTTRRQMRGIVNECCAKPCNYNEIQAYCK, from the exons ATGGCCAACtccagcaaatggcaaatgctagtctcggtgctgctgctgctcgtctccCTCTGCAGCTGGAGCCACGCGGTGCCCAGCAAACGGTCCAGCCGGCTGTGCGGCGACAAGCTGTCCGAGGCCCTGGACATGATGTGCCCCAATGGGTTCAATGCACGCATTCCCCACAAGCGCGGCTTAC TGGACCTGTTCGATTACGTGGACCACATGGCTGAGCCCGGactggatgatgatgatgcggcgTCTGTGGGTGCGCTCCGGCCCTGGCGGCACAGCTCCCTGATGACCACCAGGCGCCAAATGCGCGGCATCGTGAACGAGTGCTGTGCCAAGCCGTGCAACTACAACGAGATCCAGGCCTACTGCAAGTGA
- the LOC117894452 gene encoding acid sphingomyelinase-like phosphodiesterase 3b, translating to MMTKLSLCLCLSIGLAQARIGYFWHISDLHLDTIYSTQGDIYRSCWQLERPVSSSSSGSNANAASEAPGMFGHYNCDSPWRLVESAVKTMKAKQGDNVEFVLWTGDALSHSAQPLSEQKQHEILRNITDLLGRSFSSQFIFPVLGHEDGSGNYQKMGELWRHWLPSEALVTFDQGGYYSIEQTKSRLRIVALNTNFMRLDHDPPDAKASHSLRWPVEYYAEPKASVSSMSAQEEVLAEQQWLWLEEVLTKSRDKQETVYIVGHMPPGVDERHLGAQQHNQLIFTERNNRRYLEMVRRYASVIQGQFFGHLHSDTFRLFYDAQGQPISWLMIAPSIAPRKAGIGASNNPALRLYKFDTGSGQVLDYSQFWLDLPLANRAQEPLWQPEYNLTHYYALSEISALALHNFAERFTGTDASWFTRYHRANAVRYQSGTPCQGLCMLNHYCAITRLDYDEFRLCLEQEQLPLQGRSAMSALPACPWWCCCLLAVLFYGLQSMLWGSSSSSNSSSGQCSSSSRNQRI from the exons gcTACTTCTGGCACATTAGCGATCTCCACTTGGATACCATTTACTCCACCCAGGGCGACATCTACCGCAGCTGCTGGCAACTGGAGCGACCCgtttccagctccagctcgggcTCCAATGCAAATGCGGCGAGTGAGGCGCCCGGCATGTTTGGGCACTACAACTGCGACAGTCCCTGGCGCCTGGTGGAGTCCGCCGTGAAGACCATGAAGGCCAAGCAGGGCGACAATGTGGAGTTTGTCCTGTGGACTGGCGATGCGCTCTCGCACTCTGCCCAGCCGCTGTccgagcagaagcagcacgAGATCTTACGCAACATCACAGATCTGCTGGGACGCAGCTTCTCATCGCAGTTCATCTTTCCAGTGTTGGGTCACGAGGATGGCAGCGGCAACTACCAAAAGATGGGCGAACTCTGGCGCCACTGGCTGCCCTCGGAGGCGCTGGTGACCTTTGACCAGGGCGGCTACTACTCCATCGAGCAGACAAAGAGCCGCCTGCGCATCGTGGCACTCAATACGAATTTTATGCGTTTGGACCACGATCCACCGGATGCCAAGGCATCGCACAGCCTGCGCTGGCCGGTGGAGTACTATGCGGAGCCCAAGGCCAGCGTGAGCTCGATGTCCGCACAGGAGGAGGTGCTGGCcgagcagcagtggctgtggctggaggaGGTGCTGACCAAGTCGCGGGATAAGCAGGAAACG GTCTACATTGTGGGCCACATGCCGCCGGGCGTGGATGAGCGACATCTGGGTGCGCAGCAGCACAATCAGTTAATCTTCACGGAGCGCAACAATCGGAGATATTTGGAGATGGTGCGACGCTATGCATCGGTCATACAGGGCCAGTTCTTTGGCCACCTGCACTCGGACACTTTTCGGCTGTTCTACGATGCTCAAG GCCAACCCATCTCGTGGCTGATGATTGCCCCCTCGATTGCGCCGCGTAAAGCGGGCATTGGCGCCTCCAACAATCCCGCCCTGCGGCTCTACAAATTCGATACGGGCAGCGGCCAGGTGCTGGACTATAGCCAATTCTGGCTGGACCTGCCACTGGCCAATCGTGCCCAGGAGCCACTCTGGCAGCCCGAATACAATCTGACACACTACTACGCCCTGTCCGAGATCTCGGCGCTGGCATTGCACAATTTTGCGGAGCGCTTCACGGGCACCGATGCCTCCTGGTTCACCAG ATACCACCGCGCGAATGCCGTGCGATATCAGTCTGGTACGCCCTGCCAGGGCCTGTGCATGCTCAATCATTACTGCGCCATCACGCGCCTCGACTACGACGAGTTCCGGCTGTgcctggagcaggagcagctgccattGCAGGGCCGTTCGGCCATGTCCGCGCTGCCAGCATGTCcatggtggtgctgctgtctGTTGGCTGTGCTTTTTTATGGCCTGCAAAGCATGTTGtggggtagcagcagcagcagcaacagcagcagcgggcaatgcagcagcagcagccgcaaccaGCGAATTTAA
- the LOC117894468 gene encoding probable insulin-like peptide 4 isoform X2: MNGRFGLSLSFSLSLLLVAATMSQMLQQVQGRRKFCGEALNEALDLICVNGFSRRIKRNNCPESECGAITARTSP, translated from the exons ATGAACGGACGCTTTGGTCTCAGTTTGAGCTTCAGCCTGTCGCTGCTCCTAGTGGCGGCAACCATGTcgcagatgctgcagcaggtCCAGGGACGTCGCAAATTCTGCGGCGAGGCGCTCAACGAGGCGCTTGACCTGATTTGCGTCAACGGCTTCTCACGCAGGATCAAACGCAACAATT GCCCCGAATCCGAGTGTGGAGCGATCACAGCGCGGACCAGCCCGTAA
- the LOC117894468 gene encoding probable insulin-like peptide 4 isoform X1: MNGRFGLSLSFSLSLLLVAATMSQMLQQVQGRRKFCGEALNEALDLICVNGFSRRIKRNNLVQAPNPSVERSQRGPARKWVALLHKLDALPPGTGKGLGTPGGGGGGGGNNGHNLRRHRRRIAHECCRDGCTYEDIVEYCA; encoded by the exons ATGAACGGACGCTTTGGTCTCAGTTTGAGCTTCAGCCTGTCGCTGCTCCTAGTGGCGGCAACCATGTcgcagatgctgcagcaggtCCAGGGACGTCGCAAATTCTGCGGCGAGGCGCTCAACGAGGCGCTTGACCTGATTTGCGTCAACGGCTTCTCACGCAGGATCAAACGCAACAATT TGGTGCAGGCCCCGAATCCGAGTGTGGAGCGATCACAGCGCGGACCAGCCCGTAAGTGGGTCGCACTGCTGCACAAATTGGACGCCCTACCACCGGGCACGGGCAAAGGCTTGGGTACACCAggaggtggcggcggcggcggtggaaaCAATGGACACAACCTGCggcgtcatcgtcgtcgtatTGCCCACGAGTGCTGCCGGGATGGCTGCACCTACGAGGACATTGTGGAGTATTGCGCCTAG
- the LOC117894471 gene encoding probable insulin-like peptide 3 yields MRHTKSMSLLLALILTVSLAMGQQKVMFLCGTELNDALSTMCGNHGYNRMLKRSFDPTDYNDIEAGFGLARLDFDERSLLHRMFGENAAQLMKTRRRRFGVSDECCLKPCSLPELLNYCAKPPGLYVN; encoded by the exons ATGCGGCACACCAAGTCGATGAGCTTACTCCTTGCCCTAATCCTCACGGTGTCGCTGGCGATGGGGCAGCAGAAGGTGATGTTTCTGTGCGGCACCGAGCTGAACGATGCACTGTCCACGATGTGTGGAAATCATGGCTATAATCGCATGCTCAAGCGATCCTTTG ATCCCACGGACTACAACGATATTGAggctggctttggcttggcccGCCTGGACTTTGACGAGCGCTCGCTGCTGCATCGCATGTTTGGCGAGAACGCCGCACAGCTGATGAAGACGCGACGTCGCCGCTTTGGGGTCTCCGACGAGTGCTGCCTGAAGCCCTGCAGCCTCCCCGAACTGCTGAACTACTGCGCCAAGCCCCCCGGACTGTATGTCAATTAA